In Mastomys coucha isolate ucsf_1 unplaced genomic scaffold, UCSF_Mcou_1 pScaffold5, whole genome shotgun sequence, one genomic interval encodes:
- the Rdm1 gene encoding RAD52 motif-containing protein 1 gives MAELISFVVPTQSDKVLLVWELSAGPPAEALSHSLFTVFSQFGLLYSVRLFPNAAVARPGFYTFIKFYSSRDAQRAQKACDGKPLFQTSPVKVRLGTRHKTLQHQAFALNSSRCQELANYYFGFNGWSKRILKMQELSGQEEAALAVPLQERNPQFFCVVEVVLPSYRCRSPGVGLSEGPLPQLEEGQASFLTKRKTAQKLAFQAALSEAFQKLTIVVLDDGRIAVEYRPTEEDLDARSEEELQNLIQVSCSSWSQPSQREEECLSDFLEEEDLKPCELH, from the exons AGGCCTTAAGT CATTCTCTGTTCACAGTGTTCTCCCAGTTTGGCCTTCTGTATTCAGTCCGACTCTTCCCGAACGCTGCAGTGGCCCGTCCTGGTTTCTACACCTTCATCAAGTTTTACTCCTCGAGAGACGCGCAGAGAGCCCAAAAGGCATGCGACGGAAAGCCCCTTTTCCAGACTTCACCAGTGAAG GTTCGTCTTGGTACCAGACATAAGACACTGCAGCATCAGGCCTTTGCCCTAAATAGCTCACGATGCCAGGAACTTGCAAATTACTACTTTGGCTTCAATGGATGGTCAAAAAGGATCCTCAAG ATGCAGGAGCTCTCTGGACAGGAGGAGGCGGCTCTCGCTGTGCCCCTGCAGGAGCGGAACCCCCAGTTCTTCTGTGTTGTAGAGGTGGTGCTGCCATCCTATAGGTGCCGGAGTCCTGGAGTCGGCCTCTCTGAGGGGCCTCTGCCCCAGCTGGAGGAAG GACAGGCATCGTTTCTTACAAAGAGGAAGACAGCTCAGAAGCTCGCCTTCCAGGCAGCTCTGTCGGAAGCCTTCCAAAAGCTGACCATCGTGGTGCTGGATGA TGGCAGGATCGCAGTGGAGTACAGACCTACAGAAGAGGATCTAGATGCCAGGAGTGAAGAAGAACTGCAGAATTTAATCCAG GTCAGCTGCTCTTCTTGGAGTCAGCCCAGccaaagagaggaagaatgtCTCTCGGATTTCCTGGAGGAGGAAGACCTGAAGCCCTGTGAACTGCACTAG